One genomic region from Actinomycetota bacterium encodes:
- a CDS encoding DnaJ C-terminal domain-containing protein has protein sequence MSQKEWIEKDYYAVLGVDKSASAADIKKAYRKLAQKHHPDANAGDPKAEDKFKEVSAAYDVLSDEKTKEEYDRIRQMVAAGGFRSAGPGGAGFGGFGGGGQRVRVEDVGDMFGGASFGDLFGDLFGSGGGATSGFGGRAMRGADLETETSLSFEDALEGVQVELHIQERGGQPRTIKARIPAGVNDGARIKLAGKGSPGPGGGPAGDLYVKVKVRPHKIFGRKNKDLTLALPVTYAEAALGAQIDVPTMNGGPVKLKIPAGTSSGRTFRVRGKGVPSGRDKGDLLVTVQVAVPERLNREAKSLIEQLAALETESVRPALDELIERGMTSDG, from the coding sequence ATGAGCCAGAAGGAGTGGATTGAGAAGGACTACTACGCCGTGCTCGGCGTGGACAAGTCCGCGTCCGCGGCGGACATCAAGAAGGCGTACCGCAAGCTGGCTCAAAAGCACCACCCGGACGCCAACGCCGGTGACCCCAAAGCGGAAGACAAGTTCAAGGAGGTCTCCGCCGCCTACGACGTCCTCAGCGACGAAAAGACCAAAGAGGAGTACGACCGCATCCGCCAGATGGTCGCTGCCGGCGGCTTCCGCTCGGCCGGGCCGGGTGGCGCCGGCTTCGGCGGCTTCGGCGGAGGCGGCCAGCGGGTGAGGGTCGAGGATGTCGGCGACATGTTCGGGGGCGCCAGCTTCGGCGACCTGTTCGGCGACCTGTTCGGGAGCGGCGGCGGGGCGACCAGCGGCTTCGGCGGCCGGGCGATGCGGGGCGCCGACCTGGAGACCGAGACCTCGTTGTCGTTCGAGGATGCGCTCGAGGGCGTGCAGGTCGAGCTTCACATCCAGGAGCGCGGCGGGCAGCCCCGGACCATCAAGGCCCGAATCCCGGCGGGAGTCAACGACGGGGCCCGGATCAAGCTGGCCGGCAAGGGCTCGCCCGGCCCGGGCGGAGGCCCGGCGGGCGACCTGTACGTGAAGGTCAAGGTCCGGCCGCACAAGATCTTCGGCCGCAAGAACAAGGACCTGACGCTGGCGCTGCCCGTCACCTACGCCGAGGCGGCCCTGGGCGCCCAGATCGACGTCCCGACCATGAACGGCGGGCCGGTGAAGCTCAAGATCCCGGCCGGGACGTCGTCGGGCAGGACCTTCCGGGTGCGGGGCAAGGGAGTGCCGTCCGGCAGGGACAAGGGAGATCTGCTGGTCACGGTCCAGGTGGCCGTGCCGGAGAGGCTGAACCGCGAGGCGAAGAGCCTTATCGAGCAGCTGGCTGCGCTGGAAACCGAGTCGGTGAGGCCGGCCCTCGACGAGTTGATCGAAAGGGGGATGACGAGCGATGGATAA